From Solwaraspora sp. WMMD1047, the proteins below share one genomic window:
- the dusB gene encoding tRNA dihydrouridine synthase DusB, translating to MDGLWLGGQRVEPPVVLAPMAGITNVAFRRLCREQGGGRYVCEMITTRALVERNPKTLHMIAFAPDEHPRSLQLYGIDPDVTAAAVRMVVEQDLADHIDLNFGCPVPKVTRKGGGAALPWRRRLFARIVRAAVAAAAPAGVPVTVKMRKGIDDDHLTYVEAGLAAQEAGVAAVALHGRTAAQRYSGTADWDAIGTLKQALDVPVLGNGDIWEADDALRMVAHTGADGVVVGRGCLGRPWLFADLAAAFAGRPERRLPALGEVAVTMRRHAELLTDWLGAERDGCTDFRKHVAWYLKGFPIGSDLRRALAMISSLAELDDLLGKLDPAEPFPVAVLGQPRGRTNSPGKVFLPDGWLATRDDATVPDGAELADSGG from the coding sequence GTGGACGGGTTGTGGCTGGGTGGGCAGCGGGTGGAGCCGCCGGTGGTGTTGGCGCCGATGGCCGGCATCACGAATGTCGCGTTCCGGCGGCTCTGCCGGGAGCAGGGCGGCGGGCGGTACGTCTGCGAGATGATCACCACCCGGGCGCTGGTGGAGCGGAACCCGAAGACCCTGCACATGATCGCGTTCGCGCCCGACGAGCACCCCCGCAGCCTGCAGCTCTACGGCATCGACCCGGACGTCACGGCGGCGGCGGTGCGGATGGTGGTCGAGCAGGACCTGGCCGACCACATCGACCTCAACTTCGGCTGCCCGGTGCCGAAGGTGACCCGCAAGGGCGGCGGTGCCGCGCTGCCCTGGCGGCGCCGGCTCTTCGCCCGGATCGTGCGGGCCGCGGTGGCGGCCGCCGCCCCGGCCGGGGTGCCGGTCACGGTCAAGATGCGCAAGGGCATCGACGACGACCACCTCACCTACGTCGAGGCCGGGCTGGCAGCGCAGGAGGCCGGCGTGGCGGCGGTCGCCCTCCATGGGCGTACGGCGGCACAGCGCTACTCCGGCACCGCCGACTGGGACGCGATCGGCACCCTCAAGCAGGCCCTGGACGTGCCGGTGCTCGGCAACGGCGACATCTGGGAGGCCGACGACGCGCTGCGGATGGTGGCCCACACCGGGGCCGACGGCGTGGTCGTGGGCCGGGGCTGCCTGGGTCGGCCGTGGCTCTTCGCCGACCTGGCGGCGGCCTTCGCCGGCCGCCCCGAGCGCCGGCTGCCGGCGCTCGGCGAGGTGGCGGTGACCATGCGCCGGCACGCCGAGCTGCTGACCGACTGGCTCGGCGCCGAACGGGACGGCTGCACCGACTTCCGTAAGCACGTCGCCTGGTATCTGAAGGGCTTCCCGATCGGCAGTGACCTGCGCCGGGCACTGGCGATGATCTCCAGCCTGGCCGAGCTGGACGACCTGCTCGGCAAACTCGACCCGGCCGAGCCGTTCCCGGTGGCCGTACTCGGCCAGCCGCGCGGCCGGACCAACAGCCCCGGCAAGGTCTTCCTCCCGGACGGCTGGCTCGCCACCCGGGACGACGCCACCGTCCCCGACGGCGCCGAACTAGCCGACTCGGGCGGCTGA
- a CDS encoding NADP-dependent oxidoreductase — MRAAALVEYGGPEVLRLMDLDDPRTGAGQVRVRVKAAGVQPYDMWLRSGRLPSGAAPGAPVILGNEFAGVVDQVGDRVTGVQVGDEVLGFGRHGGYAELVVVPADQVVAKPPTMPWEVAGALSASGQTAHIALTELGVGAGDTVLIHGAAGGVGTVAVQLAVHWGATVIGTARPGNHDYLHELGATPIAYGEGLLDRIRAAAPDGVDHVLDAAGGEALSVSLELMSDPKRILTLVEHARADELGVRATPPNLRSAARLAELADLHTRGRLHIHVRRMLPLERAADAHRDLATRHGRGKIVLVTAPPSR; from the coding sequence ATGCGAGCGGCGGCGCTGGTCGAGTACGGGGGTCCGGAGGTGCTCCGGCTGATGGATCTTGACGATCCGCGGACGGGGGCGGGGCAGGTCCGGGTCCGGGTGAAGGCGGCCGGGGTGCAGCCGTACGACATGTGGTTGCGTTCCGGCCGGCTCCCCTCGGGGGCCGCGCCGGGCGCGCCGGTGATCCTCGGCAACGAGTTCGCCGGGGTGGTGGACCAGGTCGGCGATCGCGTCACCGGGGTCCAGGTCGGCGACGAGGTGCTCGGCTTCGGCCGGCACGGCGGGTACGCCGAGCTGGTGGTCGTGCCGGCCGACCAGGTCGTCGCCAAGCCGCCGACGATGCCGTGGGAGGTGGCCGGCGCGCTCAGCGCCAGCGGGCAGACCGCGCACATCGCGCTGACGGAGCTGGGTGTCGGAGCCGGCGACACCGTGCTGATCCACGGCGCGGCCGGCGGGGTGGGCACCGTGGCGGTCCAGCTCGCCGTGCACTGGGGTGCCACCGTGATCGGCACCGCCCGGCCCGGCAACCACGACTACCTTCACGAGCTGGGAGCAACCCCCATCGCGTACGGGGAAGGGCTGCTGGACCGGATCCGGGCGGCGGCGCCGGACGGGGTGGATCACGTGCTCGACGCGGCGGGTGGGGAGGCGCTGAGCGTCTCGCTGGAGCTGATGTCCGACCCGAAGCGGATCCTCACCCTGGTCGAGCACGCCCGTGCCGACGAGCTGGGGGTCCGGGCCACCCCGCCCAACCTGCGGTCGGCGGCCCGACTCGCCGAGCTGGCCGACCTGCACACCCGGGGCAGGCTGCACATCCACGTACGCCGGATGCTGCCGTTGGAACGCGCGGCCGACGCCCACCGCGACCTGGCGACCCGGCACGGTCGCGGCAAGATCGTGCTCGTCACCGCCCCGCCGTCACGCTGA